One Vigna unguiculata cultivar IT97K-499-35 chromosome 11, ASM411807v1, whole genome shotgun sequence DNA window includes the following coding sequences:
- the LOC114169847 gene encoding tropinone reductase-like isoform X1 yields the protein MGERNSGSKSSRWCLQGMTALVTGGSRGIGYAIVEELAQLGATVHTCSRNEAELNESLNEWSTKGYRVTGSVCDVTSRVNREELIATVSSQFNGKLNILVNNVGTNVQKQTLDLTAEDFAFLINTNLESAFHLSQLAYPLLKASEAASIIFISAIAGVVATNLASVIYSAAKGAINQVTKNLACEWARDNIRTNCIAPGPIRTPLLEKHSKEDTVMNVVLSQTPLGRIGEAEEVSSLVAFLCLPAASYITGQTICVDGGFTVNGLHIL from the exons atgGGTGAGAGAAACAGTGGAAGCAAAAGCAGCAGGTGGTGTTTGCAGGGAATGACAGCACTGGTCACAGGTGGATCCAGAGGAATCGG ATATGCTATTGTGGAGGAGTTGGCACAGCTTGGAGCCACTGTGCACACTTGCTCTCGGAACGAAGCTGAACTCAATGAATCCTTGAACGAATGGAGCACAAAAGGATACAGAGTAACCGGTTCGGTCTGTGACGTGACCTCTCGCGTTAACAGAGAAGAGCTCATAGCCACAGTCTCATCTCAGTTCAATGGAAAACTCAATATCCTT GTAAACAATGTGGGAACAAACGTACAGAAACAGACCCTGGATTTAACAGCGGAAGATTTCGCATTTCTGATCAACACGAATCTTGAATCTGCTTTCCATTTAAGCCAGCTTGCATATCCTCTCCTAAAAGCTTCAGAAGCTGCAAGTATCATTTTCATATCCGCGATTGCTGGTGTTGTGGCTACAAACTTAGCATCCGTTATATATAGTGCAGCAAAAG GAGCAATAAACCAAGTGACAAAAAATTTGGCATGTGAATGGGCGAGAGACAACATAAGGACTAATTGTATTGCACCAGGGCCAATTAGAACCCCTCTTCTGGAAAAG CACTCTAAAGAGGACACAGTTATGAATGTTGTACTTTCTCAAACCCCTCTGGGACGGATCGGAGAGGCAGAGGAGGTGTCTTCGTTGGTGGCATTTCTGTGCTTGCCTGCAGCTTCTTACATTACAGGACAGACCATTTGTGTTGATGGCGGCTTCACTGTCAACGGCCTCCATATATTGTAA
- the LOC114169853 gene encoding tropinone reductase homolog At5g06060-like, with protein MGERNSSSRWCLQGMTALVTGGSKGIGYSIVEQLAELGATVHTCSRNQAELSESLNQWTTKGYTVTGSVCDVTSRADREELIARVSSHFNGKLNILVNNVGANLEKRTLDLTAEDFSFLVNTNLESCFHLSQLAYPLLKASEAASIIFISSIAGVVAINSGSIIYGATKGAINQVTKNLACEWARDNIRTNCVAPGPIRTPLLEKHCTEDTLMNAVISKTPLGRIGEAEEVASLVAFLCLPAASYITGQTICVDGGFTVNGLNLF; from the exons ATGGGTGAGAGAAACAGTAGCAGCAGGTGGTGTTTGCAGGGAATGACAGCATTGGTCACCGGTGGATCCAAAGGAATCGG atATTCTATCGTGGAGCAGTTGGCGGAGCTTGGGGCTACTGTACACACCTGCTCTCGGAACCAAGCTGAACTCAGTGAATCCTTGAACCAATGGACCACAAAAGGATACACAGTAACCGGTTCTGTCTGTGACGTCACCTCTCGTGCAGACAGAGAAGAACTCATAGCTAGAGTCTCCTCTCACTTCAATGGAAAACTCAACATCCTT GTAAACAATGTGGGAGCAAACCTAGAGAAACGAACCCTGGATTTAACAGCGGAAGATTTCTCATTTCTGGTGAATACGAATCTTGAATCTTGTTTCCACTTAAGCCAACTTGCATATCCTCTCCTAAAAGCTTCAGAAGCTGCAAGTATCATTTTCATATCATCCATTGCTGGTGTTGTAGCTATAAACTCAGGATCCATTATATATGGTGCAACAAAAG GTGCAATAAACCAAGTGACAAAAAATTTGGCATGTGAATGGGCGAGAGACAACATAAGGACTAATTGTGTTGCACCAGGGCCAATTAGAACCCCTCTTCTGGAAAAG CACTGTACGGAGGACACACTTATGAATGCTGTAATTTCTAAAACCCCTCTGGGACGGATTGGAGAGGCAGAGGAGGTGGCTTCGTTGGTGGCATTCCTGTGCTTACCTGCAGCATCTTACATTACAGGACAGACCATTTGTGTTGATGGTGGATTCACTGTGAACGGCCTCAATTTATTCTAG
- the LOC114169847 gene encoding tropinone reductase homolog At1g07440-like isoform X2 gives MYVYRYAIVEELAQLGATVHTCSRNEAELNESLNEWSTKGYRVTGSVCDVTSRVNREELIATVSSQFNGKLNILVNNVGTNVQKQTLDLTAEDFAFLINTNLESAFHLSQLAYPLLKASEAASIIFISAIAGVVATNLASVIYSAAKGAINQVTKNLACEWARDNIRTNCIAPGPIRTPLLEKHSKEDTVMNVVLSQTPLGRIGEAEEVSSLVAFLCLPAASYITGQTICVDGGFTVNGLHIL, from the exons ATGTATGTATATAGATATGCTATTGTGGAGGAGTTGGCACAGCTTGGAGCCACTGTGCACACTTGCTCTCGGAACGAAGCTGAACTCAATGAATCCTTGAACGAATGGAGCACAAAAGGATACAGAGTAACCGGTTCGGTCTGTGACGTGACCTCTCGCGTTAACAGAGAAGAGCTCATAGCCACAGTCTCATCTCAGTTCAATGGAAAACTCAATATCCTT GTAAACAATGTGGGAACAAACGTACAGAAACAGACCCTGGATTTAACAGCGGAAGATTTCGCATTTCTGATCAACACGAATCTTGAATCTGCTTTCCATTTAAGCCAGCTTGCATATCCTCTCCTAAAAGCTTCAGAAGCTGCAAGTATCATTTTCATATCCGCGATTGCTGGTGTTGTGGCTACAAACTTAGCATCCGTTATATATAGTGCAGCAAAAG GAGCAATAAACCAAGTGACAAAAAATTTGGCATGTGAATGGGCGAGAGACAACATAAGGACTAATTGTATTGCACCAGGGCCAATTAGAACCCCTCTTCTGGAAAAG CACTCTAAAGAGGACACAGTTATGAATGTTGTACTTTCTCAAACCCCTCTGGGACGGATCGGAGAGGCAGAGGAGGTGTCTTCGTTGGTGGCATTTCTGTGCTTGCCTGCAGCTTCTTACATTACAGGACAGACCATTTGTGTTGATGGCGGCTTCACTGTCAACGGCCTCCATATATTGTAA